The Streptomyces halobius genomic interval CGCTCCGCGGGCGATCCGCTCGCCCACGCGATGGAGTGGGTCACCCTCTACGCGATGTCGGTCAACGAGGAGAACGCGGCCGGCGGCCGGGTCGTCACCGCGCCCACCAACGGCGCGGCCGGCATCATCCCCGCCGTCCTGCACTACTACATCAACTTCGTACCCGGCGCCGACGAGGAAGGCGTCGTCCGCTTCCTGCTCGCCGCCGGCGCCATCGGCATGCTCTTCAAGGAGAACGCCTCCATCTCCGGCGCCGAGGTCGGCTGCCAGGGCGAGGTCGGCTCCGCCTGCTCCATGGCGGCCGGCGGACTTGCCGAGGTCCTGGGCGGCTCCCCGGAACAGGTGGAGAACGCCGCCGAGATCGGTATGGAACACAACCTCGGCCTGACCTGCGACCCCGTCGGCGGCCTCGTCCAGATCCCGTGCATCGAGCGCAACGGCATGGCCGCGGTCAAGGCCATTACCGCCGCCCGTATGGCCTTGCGCGGCGACGGCCGCCACCATGTCTCCCTCGACAAGGTGATCAAGACCATGAAGGAGACCGGCGCCGACATGAGCGTCAAGTACAAGGAGACGGCCCGGGGCGGGCTCGCGGTGAACATCATCGAGTGCTGAGCCTGCGTGGCGGGCCGGTTGTAGGCCCTGACCAGCGCGTTCATCTCTTTCAGCGCTGTCAGGGCCTGCCCTATTCACGCGGCGGAACGTCCCTGAGACCTCCCTGAGGCCCTACCGGGACAGACACGGGAGTCCCTCAAAAGTCCCTGAGAGGTCTCTGAAAGTCCCTGGGAAATCCCAGCGAGCAGAGCTTCAAGGGGCACGTTCTCCGGCGATGCGCTCGCAGCACCACGAGCCCAGCCGTGTTCGAGAAGCAGCGGTGGTCATCGTTACGACTTGATCCTCACGCGGCGTCAGGATGCATCGTGGCCCTATGACTGTTTCCGCCACCTGGAAAGTGGGTCGGCTCGCCGAGGCCAGCGGGCTGACCGTGCGCACGCTGCACCACTGGGACACCATCGGTCTGCTCAGCCCCTCCCGGCGCACTGCGGGCGGGCACCGGGAGTACACCGAGGACGATCTCGTCCGCTTGTATCAGGTGCTGCTGGCTCTGCGTGGTCTGGGGCTGAGCCTGGAGACCATCGCCGTCTGTCTGGACGCAGGATTCGACCCGCGACGCCTGGTGAGGGACCACTTGGCGGGCGTAGAGGCTTCCATCGCCGCTCTCGACGCCTTGCGGCAGCGGCTCCTGCGGCTTGGCGGCGAACTGGCGGCGGATCGGGCCCCGACGGCCGCGGAGTTGCTCGACGCGTTGCGGGCGATCGGCGGCACGAGTCCCGAGGGCGGGCACACGCTGCGCCGTCGCCTGGATGCCGGCCAGTTGGAGGTACTGGAGACCCGCGCCGCGGCCCTGGGGCCCGCGATGCATTACCTGTTGGAGATCGAA includes:
- a CDS encoding MerR family transcriptional regulator translates to MTVSATWKVGRLAEASGLTVRTLHHWDTIGLLSPSRRTAGGHREYTEDDLVRLYQVLLALRGLGLSLETIAVCLDAGFDPRRLVRDHLAGVEASIAALDALRQRLLRLGGELAADRAPTAAELLDALRAIGGTSPEGGHTLRRRLDAGQLEVLETRAAALGPAMHYLLEIERPELYRRADRLRTAGTPPTDPKVRRLVARMDELSTSFTGGDAGISAGVRNAWHDDPAAMSGEPAAPADDWRELSDYLDLARRSTT